TGCATGGCCTATGCCTCCTCCACCGCAACAATGGTATCCACATAATCCAGCGGTTTCTGTTCATCCACCTGCCCATTTAGGGTATCATCCACAACAACTCTTTCCCGTTCATGGTATGGGGATGACTGTGCCAACATCATCTAATGTAGCCAATGGAGTCACTCCTTCATCATCTCCCGCAATGCCGGTTTCTCAACCTCTGTTCCCTGTTGTGAATAGCATCACTCCTTCCCAAGCTTCAGTGAATGCATATCCGCCTAATAACTCTTTTCCAGGTTTAGTCTTTTGTTCTCAGAATCGATTGCTTAGATTTAGCTCAGCTTGTTTTGGTTTTGAAacttaatctctctctctcttatgttttttttgcagTGGGTGGGACTAATCCTCATTCGTATGCTTCTGGTCCAGACACTAGTGGTCCTTCAATCGGTCCACCTCCTGTGATTGCAAACAAAGCTCCTACCTCTCAGCCTAATGAGGTCTATCTTGTATGGGATGATGAAGCAATGTCGATGGTTAGCTTCCTCCTGTACGTGTTGTATTGATGTCATTTAACGAATCAATTTGATCTGACTCGACTGTATTTGCAGGAGGAAAGAAGAATGTTCTTACCGAAATACAAGGTGCATGATGAAACTAGCCAGGTAAGTTCTGAAATTTCCCTTTTAAAGTTAAAGGTGCGTTTGCTTTGCACGTCTAACCCATTCGGTAGGCTTTATTTATGCCTTTTTCTTTAACTCCAGAGGCTATTGATTCTGTGCTAAGAGGTACCTTTACTATTTCAGTTTATTGTTTCTTCGCTTAGAATAAGAGAATTAAGGACATAGACAACAATAGTAAAGCATGTTTGATCATTGGTTTCTTTAGTAGCTTGCGATAGTACTTGCAAAAAGTAgtaaagaaaaatgtgtttgtATCTGCTTGCTCTCTTCATTGTGTATCCTCTTTCCTCTTGTattgtattaaaaaataattggtGATTTGGTCCACAAGATCATACTCAACAGGTTTGGTTTCAAACCAGGTcagctccttttttttttatttcattaaagtATGCAAAGTTTGGTACCTTTGCACAATCACTGTCTCGaggaacaagaaaagaaaactctttTTAGCCTTTCGACGAACTTTTTTATTTACTGAGAACCGGGCTTTGCTGTTTCTGAAATGGTTGCAGATGAACTCGATAAATGAAGCCATAGACAGACGAATCTCAGAGAGTAGGCTTGCTGGGCGGATGGCATTTTAAAAGTTTTGGCACCAAACCTGTGAGTCGAAGAAACCAtccaagaagatgatgatgggcTTTTGTTACAACTCATCACTCACATTTATTCAGGTTTTTCAGAGGCTGAACTTGTATTCTGAATTTAAGTTATTACAATCTATATATGATGTAGTCTTTAGACTGGTGAGTTAGTTACCATTTCATTACTTTAGAGATCTCAGGGATTTTTTtcgaaggtttttttttttgttttgactatCGTTTACTATATAAAAACAGATTCGCTCGAAATGTTTGCATCATGTTTATAGTATTTAGGCCAAAGTAAAAAAAGTGACATCCTTTACATCAACCATACATGCAGCAGCTATTACTCTGTCTCAACTAAAGTGAATTTTATTTGTGTATCCTACTCATTGGAACCAAGAAATTGCTAATGTGGGTCAAATGGAACGAATGCAAAGTTAGATATGTAAAGTGGATTTTGTTGAAACAAACGTGGTAATCTGTAATATTTAGGTGACGATTGTTTTCATAGtttctagttttagttttttgttttaagattttagttttggtttttggttttcagcttttggtttttggttttgctgtattttttttatttttcaaaacttaATTAATACATTACTTTAAAACTAGATGTTTTGTCCGCACATGCGGACATAATTATCTTAtgaatacttattattttatgtgttattaatccaaaaatcgGTATTATAAAACTCTAATTGGTGAACATgttgaaggaaaaaaattatggtgaattctttgttcctcaaaatttataccagttatgttgaaattttagtcaaattatTGAATGGTATATCCcactttttttcttctaaattttcCATGGAAGAATgagtttataagaaaaaaatttcctatgcaattttgataaggaacaaattgaacaaaaattcatatttattttattttttcaattcttcgaatgaaattttattttttatttttttcattctttcagTGGTCACTAACCGAAGCTATAGTGTTTCACGGATTAAActggtttaaaataaaaacaagaaaatttgttttgaactcagtcacaagttaaattattatttatgattttaaatagttaaatcaaacgtcaaattatttatatatgtcaaaaaacgttcatcaaactatgtacttattattgtgttaaaagttttaaaacactcatatattagaaatagtttagaaaatatttttatataaatatttttgtttgactaatatttaattataaactgttttatatcttatttttttaactttataataaaaatattgttttcagatagcaacacaatatatataagaattctcttaatttttaaatatattttcacaattttattatattagtttataattaattatttaatataacatataaatttaatattattaaaataaaatacgtgtttttttatatataaaattaattacgggttttgtgaaaattaataaatactcagttaaaacctaataataaatcaatgacctatataaaagcttaaaacctaataaaatacgacaaataagaaaataagaattttaatataacatataaatttaaatattattaaatcagaatttgttttagttatatataatactcattacggatattattttaaattaataaattagtgattcagctaaaaattattaataaatcaatgactaaGCTAGaatctaataaaaacatgacaaataagcaaaattgactaaaattatggaaaacatgacaaataagcaaaatcaaaataattatatatctaattacatattttatagttatattatttaaattaataaattatggactcaactaaaaactattgataaattaatgactcagcttaaacctaattaaaacatgacaaataagcaaaactacctaaaatcatggaaattaTAGATAATAAGCTAAATCACTtcgtaaataataatatagatatatatggactcaactaaaaactattaataaattaatgactcagcttaaacctaattaaaacatgacaaataactaaaattacCTAAAGTCATGGAttcatgacaaataagctaaatcacttcataaataatagtatagataatacaataaaatagcaataaatatttatatttacaattaaaatttatcaaaatattgtgattattatttaaaataaaatacaaaaacatattttagtgattatattaaaaattatattatagaaaatataaataaaatatatataaaattacacaaaaataaaattacttaaaagtttgaaactacttagaaatttttcttatataaattatttataatttgtaaaaacTTGAATAGCAAtagttttcttatataaatattataaattatacaaaaataaaaatactcaaattttgaaaataattataattttttaaattatttgtattttcttaaagaTGAATgaccatttttatttttcaagattaatacaatatattttatgaataagccatattatgttttctaatttttagttatttttaatgtgactaataattattaaaaatattcaattattttatttatagaaattaatagctaattttaaaattaattaatattatttataaaatatataaatttattttagagatataaaacacaaataaagtatttcagattattatttaaatgataTCTAAAGTACAAAAATTGTAtgataattttatctttatgaaaatattaattattaattattaattattaattaattaaaatatagtagtttcttcaaaaaaaaattcgttttttttcataaaagctaacaaaaattggtttttggttttttttcataaattggttaaatttttcaaaaactattttccctaaattttaggaaatctatttgttaaaaaGCTTGATTAACAAATGAAatggtttttacaaaaacaaaaactaaaagctaAAATTTGATtggagaaaaaatgttttttgagaaaataaaaaccaaaaattagtctAAAAACTACAAACAATCGAATTACTTTCTCTGGCACACTCACTCCGTCACTCGTCTACCCCAAAAAATATTTGGAGTAAATCCTAAACAAATAGATTGATCGGAAAGGGTTGTAAAAATCGTGGACATGCATTTTTTCTATGAAACAATCgatttagctttttttttttttataacacctgattattattaataaacttGTTCCGAACTTACAAAGTCACTGTGTAAGTAATGAGTTACACAAGAAAGAACATAATTGTAATAATAAAATCTATCATTTCCTAGTAGCGATTGTTTGGCCAACAAGTCAGCCACTTGGTTAGCATCTCGGTGAGTCCATACAAATCTGACTTCCTCAAACTGGTTTTTCCACCAGTTGATATCACGCATCCAGTTATAGGTATCAAACTGcagagtttttttatttaaaatatcaattGCCTTCTTGCAATCTCCTTCTATTATCAAAAGCTTCACTCCTCTTGTCCACGCGTGCTGCATTGCAATTAAAATACCTTGTAGTTCACTCTCAAGAGCGTTGTTAACTCTATTCCCAATGGCTTGGCCTGCGCCACAGTATTGACCTCGATGATCTCTAAAAATCCAACCAGCTTTACTTTCAATTAGATTATTGACGAAAGAGCCATCAGTATTACATTTTATCCATCATGCCCTGGGTCTCTTCCATATTTTCCTGCGAGAATGATTCACATTGCTCTGTTGTCCCGGAGTTAATTCTTGAGTATGGACATTGTTATCTCG
The window above is part of the Brassica napus cultivar Da-Ae chromosome C8, Da-Ae, whole genome shotgun sequence genome. Proteins encoded here:
- the LOC106437450 gene encoding protein SUPPRESSOR OF FRI 4 isoform X1, coding for MGKKKKRATEKVWCYYCDREFEDEKILVQHQKAKHFKCHACHKKLSTASGMVIHVLQVHKENVTKVPNAKDGRDSTDIEIYGMQGIPPHLLAAHYGEEEEESLAKIAKVEIPSVPIGAAVPRPYGMVYQPQQVPGAVRPMYYPGASIRPPGPAWPMPPPPQQWYPHNPAVSVHPPAHLGYHPQQLFPVHGMGMTVPTSSNVANGVTPSSSPAMPVSQPLFPVVNSITPSQASVNAYPPNNSFPVGGTNPHSYASGPDTSGPSIGPPPVIANKAPTSQPNEVYLVWDDEAMSMEERRMFLPKYKVHDETSQVSSEISLLKLKVRLLCTSNPFGRLYLCLFL
- the LOC106437450 gene encoding protein SUPPRESSOR OF FRI 4 isoform X2, whose amino-acid sequence is MGKKKKRATEKVWCYYCDREFEDEKILVQHQKAKHFKCHACHKKLSTASGMVIHVLQVHKENVTKVPNAKDGRDSTDIEIYGMQGIPPHLLAAHYGEEEEESLAKIAKVEIPSVPIGAAVPRPYGMVYQPQQVPGAVRPMYYPGASIRPPGPAWPMPPPPQQWYPHNPAVSVHPPAHLGYHPQQLFPVHGMGMTVPTSSNVANGVTPSSSPAMPVSQPLFPVVNSITPSQASVNAYPPNNSFPVGGTNPHSYASGPDTSGPSIGPPPVIANKAPTSQPNEVYLVWDDEAMSMEERRMFLPKYKVHDETSQMNSINEAIDRRISESRLAGRMAF